One window of Arthrobacter oryzae genomic DNA carries:
- a CDS encoding PxKF domain-containing protein, translated as MTWESSDPLVNRRALTVDGIPGGLVDASVRTATITDVRRTEDVEIGVIGFTEGGGMGVPTRMMLPARSGFAFSGFLAPVDPAPAVNVITAGRSVPMKFSLGGDFGLNILQADSPTSVPVTCDTGAPVAEVETTTTAGSSSLSYDAASGTYSYVWKTDKAWADSCRMFELPLTDGSKHTAVFKYRG; from the coding sequence GTGACGTGGGAATCCTCCGACCCGCTGGTGAACCGGCGGGCCCTCACCGTCGACGGCATCCCAGGCGGACTGGTGGACGCCAGCGTGCGGACGGCAACAATCACCGACGTGCGCCGGACCGAAGATGTTGAGATCGGAGTGATCGGTTTCACCGAGGGCGGCGGCATGGGAGTGCCGACACGAATGATGCTTCCCGCCAGGAGCGGTTTTGCCTTCAGCGGATTCCTGGCGCCGGTCGATCCAGCACCGGCAGTGAACGTCATAACGGCAGGGCGATCGGTGCCGATGAAGTTCAGCCTTGGCGGAGATTTCGGGCTGAACATCCTTCAGGCAGACTCGCCAACCTCCGTTCCGGTCACCTGTGACACGGGCGCACCCGTTGCGGAGGTTGAGACGACAACAACTGCCGGTTCGAGCAGCCTCTCCTACGATGCTGCAAGCGGGACGTACAGCTACGTCTGGAAAACAGATAAGGCGTGGGCCGACTCCTGCCGGATGTTCGAGCTGCCCCTGACGGACGGGTCAAAGCACACAGCCGTCTTCAAATACCGCGGCTGA
- a CDS encoding antibiotic biosynthesis monooxygenase family protein, with amino-acid sequence MSVYTLGIWLVKPGRENDFVQAWRDLARKTQEDFPGAKAILMHDRDVPNRFISTGPWESLEQVEVWRASDTFTQGYEAMRGLLEHFEPHTLDEAASIG; translated from the coding sequence ATGTCTGTTTACACGCTCGGAATCTGGTTGGTGAAGCCCGGCAGGGAGAATGACTTTGTTCAGGCGTGGCGTGACCTCGCCAGGAAGACGCAAGAGGATTTTCCCGGCGCGAAAGCCATCCTGATGCACGACCGCGATGTTCCCAACAGGTTCATCAGCACAGGCCCGTGGGAATCACTCGAGCAGGTTGAGGTATGGCGCGCTTCGGACACCTTTACCCAGGGATATGAAGCCATGCGCGGGTTGTTGGAGCACTTTGAACCGCACACGCTGGATGAGGCAGCCAGCATCGGGTGA